From the Caballeronia sp. NK8 genome, one window contains:
- a CDS encoding EAL domain-containing protein, producing MSMVDLDPPRFQPPRPIAGDDGSRRTVLYGEFTVFSVFQPVFSVSHRRAIGYHASLRARDDTHRHVPSHEVFTQAARRGDLLELGRLAESLHLGNFNAFDSHDEWLFLSLHPAALMDTSYGDALLASLKDIGLPPQRVVLEVPEQAGGETTRFAEIIDSMRKSGFLIALDGFGVKHSNIDRVWHLRPDIVTLDRCILQQATEHSHIERVLPRLVSLLHESGQLVLMGGLATERDALIALECNVDFVQGAYFAQPSVDAVHSEVATGVMDALSAASRERVAARERAQATRLEPYVTGLERASVKLMEGEALVVATSELLQLADTARCFLLDQAGRQIGDNVVPVVRTSQRAKRFSPLLHSEGASWERRPYFIEALRAPGRAHLTAPYLSINEAHLCVTASIAAQTPFGLQVLCVDINWEGAKRR from the coding sequence ATGAGCATGGTTGATCTCGACCCTCCCCGCTTTCAGCCGCCGCGCCCCATCGCGGGCGACGACGGTTCGCGTCGCACCGTGCTGTACGGCGAATTCACCGTTTTCAGCGTGTTCCAGCCGGTGTTTTCCGTGTCGCACCGGCGCGCCATCGGCTATCACGCGTCCTTGCGCGCCCGCGACGACACGCATCGCCACGTGCCGTCGCACGAAGTGTTCACGCAAGCGGCGCGGCGCGGCGATCTGCTCGAACTCGGCCGGCTCGCCGAATCGCTGCATCTGGGCAACTTCAATGCGTTCGACAGCCACGACGAATGGCTCTTTCTGAGCCTGCATCCCGCCGCGCTGATGGATACGAGCTACGGCGACGCGCTGCTCGCTTCGCTGAAGGACATCGGCCTGCCGCCGCAGCGTGTCGTGCTCGAAGTGCCCGAGCAGGCGGGCGGCGAGACGACGCGCTTCGCCGAGATCATCGATTCGATGCGCAAGTCGGGCTTCCTGATCGCGCTGGACGGCTTCGGCGTGAAGCATTCGAACATCGATCGCGTGTGGCATCTGCGGCCCGATATCGTCACGCTCGATCGCTGCATCCTGCAACAGGCGACCGAGCATTCGCATATCGAGCGCGTGCTGCCGCGTCTCGTGTCGCTGCTGCACGAGTCCGGCCAGCTCGTCCTGATGGGCGGCCTCGCGACCGAACGCGACGCGCTGATCGCGCTGGAATGCAACGTCGATTTCGTGCAGGGCGCGTACTTCGCGCAGCCGAGCGTCGATGCGGTGCACAGCGAGGTCGCGACGGGCGTGATGGACGCGTTGTCGGCGGCGTCGCGAGAACGCGTCGCGGCGCGCGAGCGGGCGCAGGCCACGCGTCTCGAACCGTACGTGACGGGGCTCGAACGGGCATCGGTCAAGCTGATGGAAGGCGAGGCGCTCGTCGTCGCGACGAGCGAGCTGCTGCAACTCGCCGACACCGCGCGCTGCTTCCTGCTCGATCAGGCCGGGCGGCAGATCGGCGACAACGTCGTGCCGGTGGTGCGGACGTCGCAGCGCGCGAAGCGTTTCAGTCCGCTGCTGCATTCGGAGGGCGCGAGCTGGGAGCGCCGGCCGTATTTCATCGAGGCGCTGCGCGCGCCGGGGCGCGCGCATCTGACGGCGCCGTATCTCTCGATCAACGAGGCGCACCTTTGCGTGACGGCGTCGATCGCCGCGCAGACGCCTTTTGGCCTGCAGGTGCTGTGCGTCGATATCAACTGGGAAGGGGCGAAGCGGCGGTAG
- a CDS encoding superoxide dismutase — translation MEHTLPPLPFDKNALAPHMSEETLEYHYGKHHQTYVTNLNKLIPGTEFENLSLEEIVKKSSGGVFNNSAQVWNHTFFWNSLSPKGGGAPTGALADAINAKYGSYDKFKEEFAKVATGTFGSGWTWLVKKTDGTVDIVSTSNAATPLTTDSKALLTIDVWEHAYYIDYRNARPKFIEAYWNIVNWEFAAKNFGA, via the coding sequence ATGGAACATACGCTCCCGCCGCTGCCGTTCGACAAGAACGCGCTCGCTCCGCACATGTCGGAAGAAACGCTCGAGTATCACTATGGCAAGCACCACCAGACCTATGTGACGAACCTGAACAAACTGATTCCCGGCACCGAATTCGAGAACCTGTCGCTCGAAGAAATCGTGAAGAAGTCCTCGGGCGGCGTGTTCAACAACTCGGCGCAAGTCTGGAATCACACGTTCTTCTGGAACAGCTTGTCGCCGAAGGGCGGCGGTGCGCCCACCGGCGCGCTGGCTGACGCGATCAACGCCAAGTACGGTTCCTACGACAAGTTCAAGGAAGAATTCGCCAAGGTCGCGACCGGCACGTTCGGTTCGGGCTGGACGTGGCTCGTGAAGAAGACCGACGGCACGGTGGATATCGTGTCGACGAGCAACGCCGCCACGCCGCTCACGACGGATTCGAAGGCGCTGCTGACCATCGATGTGTGGGAGCACGCGTATTACATCGACTATCGCAATGCGCGTCCGAAGTTCATCGAGGCTTACTGGAACATCGTGAACTGGGAGTTCGCGGCGAAGAATTTCGGCGCGTAA
- the xseA gene encoding exodeoxyribonuclease VII large subunit: MTPDSLPSQSGDAVIPVSVLNRAISSMLERSFPLVWVSGEVSNFTRAASGHWYFSIKDANAQMRCVMFRGRAQYAEFTPREGDRIEVRALVTMYEPRGELQLNVEAVRRTGQGRLYEAFLRLKAQLESEGLFAAERKRALPTHPRGIGIVTSLQAAALRDVLTTLARRAPHVPVVVYPAPVQGAGVGAKLAAMVEAANARREVDVLIVCRGGGSIEDLWAFNEEVLARAIAGSALPVVSGVGHETDFTIADFAADVRAPTPTAAAELVSPQRVLLLRELDHRHAALARGFGRMMERRAQQLDWLARRLVSPAERLARQRAHLRQVAGRLAAAGARPVRDARAHFALVHYRWQRKRPDVAVEREHVLRLAQRLGGAHKRRAEREKACVSELAARLQVLSPQRTLERGYAALIDAQTGRAVRAPHALKPKRALTVHLAEGSADVLLADVQARLSDEF, from the coding sequence ATGACTCCCGATTCCCTGCCGTCGCAAAGCGGCGACGCCGTCATCCCCGTTTCCGTGCTCAATCGGGCGATCAGCTCGATGCTCGAACGGTCGTTTCCGCTCGTCTGGGTGTCGGGCGAAGTGTCGAACTTCACGCGCGCGGCGAGCGGCCATTGGTACTTTTCGATCAAGGACGCGAACGCGCAGATGCGCTGCGTGATGTTCCGGGGCCGCGCGCAATACGCCGAGTTCACGCCGCGCGAAGGCGACCGGATCGAGGTGCGCGCGCTCGTCACGATGTACGAGCCGCGCGGCGAATTGCAATTGAACGTCGAAGCGGTGCGGCGCACGGGGCAGGGCCGGCTTTACGAAGCGTTCCTGCGGCTGAAGGCGCAGCTCGAAAGCGAAGGGCTGTTCGCCGCCGAGAGAAAGCGCGCGTTGCCGACGCATCCGCGCGGCATCGGCATCGTGACGTCGCTGCAGGCGGCTGCGCTGCGCGACGTGCTGACGACGCTCGCGCGCCGCGCGCCGCACGTGCCGGTCGTCGTGTATCCGGCGCCGGTGCAGGGCGCGGGCGTCGGCGCGAAGCTCGCGGCGATGGTCGAAGCCGCCAACGCGCGGCGCGAAGTCGATGTGCTGATCGTGTGCCGCGGCGGCGGGTCGATCGAAGACCTGTGGGCCTTCAACGAGGAAGTGCTGGCCCGCGCGATTGCCGGGAGCGCGTTGCCGGTGGTGAGCGGCGTCGGACACGAAACGGATTTCACCATCGCGGATTTCGCCGCCGACGTGCGCGCGCCGACGCCGACCGCCGCGGCCGAACTCGTCAGTCCGCAGCGCGTGCTGCTGTTGCGCGAGCTCGATCATCGTCATGCGGCGCTCGCACGCGGCTTCGGACGGATGATGGAGCGGCGCGCGCAACAACTCGACTGGCTCGCGCGCAGGCTCGTGAGTCCCGCCGAGCGGCTCGCCCGGCAGCGCGCGCATCTGCGGCAAGTGGCGGGCCGTCTCGCCGCGGCGGGAGCGCGTCCGGTGCGCGATGCGCGCGCGCATTTCGCGCTGGTGCACTATCGCTGGCAGCGCAAGCGCCCGGACGTGGCTGTCGAGCGTGAGCATGTGCTGCGGCTCGCGCAGCGCCTCGGCGGCGCGCACAAGCGTCGCGCGGAGCGGGAGAAAGCGTGCGTGTCGGAGCTGGCGGCACGGTTGCAGGTGCTGAGTCCGCAGCGCACACTGGAACGCGGCTATGCCGCGCTGATCGACGCCCAAACGGGCCGCGCCGTGCGCGCGCCGCATGCGTTGAAGCCGAAGCGCGCGCTCACCGTCCATCTCGCGGAAGGTTCCGCCGATGTCCTGCTCGCCGATGTCCAGGCGCGTCTGTCAGACGAATTCTGA
- the lpxK gene encoding tetraacyldisaccharide 4'-kinase, producing the protein MSDFKPPIENFLAREWRRRGPVAWALTPFACLFGAIAATRRAFYELGWFKRIDVGVPVVVVGNVTVGGTGKTPTVIALVEALRGAGFQPGVVSRGYGAKVTKPTSVTPTSAAAQVGDEPLLIARRTHAPVFVCPDRVAAAKALLDAHPNVDVLVSDDGLQHYRLARTFELVVFDARLGGNGFLLPAGPLREPMSRRRDATLINSPYDRTLPPWPDTFALELESGDAWLLDDPHQRRPLDQFVGEKVIAAAGIGSPERFFATLRAAGIAPATRAFPDHYSYRENPFAGVEADAILITEKDAVKFGAWRDARIWVVPVQAVLRPRLIALVVEKLRGRTSA; encoded by the coding sequence ATGTCTGATTTCAAGCCGCCGATCGAGAACTTCCTCGCCCGCGAATGGCGTCGCCGCGGTCCCGTCGCGTGGGCGCTGACGCCCTTCGCGTGCCTCTTCGGCGCGATCGCCGCGACCCGCCGCGCCTTCTACGAGCTGGGCTGGTTCAAGCGCATCGATGTCGGCGTGCCGGTGGTCGTCGTGGGCAACGTGACCGTCGGCGGAACGGGCAAGACGCCGACTGTCATCGCGCTCGTCGAAGCGCTGCGCGGCGCCGGTTTTCAGCCGGGCGTCGTCTCGCGCGGCTACGGCGCGAAAGTCACGAAGCCCACAAGCGTCACGCCGACTTCGGCCGCCGCGCAGGTCGGCGACGAACCGCTCCTGATCGCGCGCCGCACGCACGCGCCGGTGTTCGTCTGCCCGGATCGCGTCGCGGCGGCGAAAGCGCTGCTCGACGCGCATCCGAACGTCGATGTCCTCGTCTCCGACGATGGCCTCCAGCACTATCGCCTCGCGCGCACGTTCGAGCTCGTCGTGTTCGATGCCCGCCTCGGCGGCAACGGCTTCCTGTTGCCAGCCGGACCGTTGCGCGAGCCGATGTCGCGCCGCCGGGACGCGACGCTCATCAACAGTCCGTACGACCGCACGCTGCCGCCGTGGCCGGATACCTTCGCGCTCGAACTCGAATCCGGCGATGCGTGGCTGCTCGACGACCCGCACCAGCGTCGCCCGCTCGATCAGTTCGTCGGCGAAAAAGTGATCGCGGCAGCGGGCATCGGTTCGCCCGAGCGCTTCTTCGCGACGCTGCGCGCGGCGGGCATCGCGCCCGCGACGCGCGCATTTCCCGATCACTATTCGTATCGCGAGAATCCGTTCGCGGGCGTCGAAGCCGATGCGATCCTGATCACCGAAAAGGATGCAGTAAAATTCGGAGCCTGGCGCGATGCACGCATCTGGGTCGTTCCGGTGCAAGCCGTGCTGAGACCGCGCCTCATCGCTCTTGTTGTGGAGAAACTCCGTGGACGCACGTCTGCTTGA
- a CDS encoding Trm112 family protein, which translates to MDARLLEILVCPICKGPLSYDRAAQELVCSADKLAYPIRDGIPVMLVDEARQTVEGTPVEPIKPAGDA; encoded by the coding sequence GTGGACGCACGTCTGCTTGAAATCCTCGTTTGCCCGATCTGCAAAGGCCCGCTCAGTTACGATCGCGCGGCGCAGGAACTCGTCTGCAGCGCGGACAAGCTCGCCTACCCGATCCGCGACGGCATTCCCGTGATGCTCGTCGACGAAGCGCGCCAGACCGTCGAGGGCACGCCCGTCGAGCCGATCAAACCGGCCGGCGATGCCTGA
- the kdsB gene encoding 3-deoxy-manno-octulosonate cytidylyltransferase, translating to MSVPFIAVIPARLASTRLPNKPLADIGGKPMVVRVAERARESGASQVLVATDSDRVVEAARDHGIEVMLTRSDHPTGTDRLAEVATRLNWADDAIVVNVQGDEPLIDPQLVRDVADHLATHPECSIATAAHPIHDPADVFNPNVVKVVLDAKSVALYFSRAPIPWSRDLWQPHWPDVAALGQLPAVPENVLRHIGLYAYRAKFLRDFPTLAQAPIEAAEALEQLRALWHGERIAVRVTHDAPPPGVDTLADLERVQALFPKAD from the coding sequence ATGTCCGTACCGTTCATCGCGGTCATTCCCGCGCGCCTCGCTTCCACGCGCCTGCCGAACAAGCCGCTCGCCGATATCGGCGGCAAGCCGATGGTCGTGCGCGTCGCCGAGCGCGCGCGCGAGTCCGGCGCGAGCCAGGTGCTCGTCGCGACCGATTCCGACCGCGTGGTCGAGGCCGCGCGCGATCACGGCATCGAAGTGATGCTGACGCGCTCGGATCATCCCACCGGCACCGACCGCCTCGCCGAAGTGGCCACGCGTCTGAACTGGGCCGACGACGCGATCGTCGTCAACGTGCAGGGCGACGAGCCGCTCATCGATCCGCAACTCGTGCGCGATGTCGCCGATCACCTCGCGACGCATCCCGAGTGCTCGATCGCCACGGCCGCGCATCCGATCCACGATCCGGCCGACGTCTTCAATCCGAACGTGGTGAAGGTCGTGCTCGATGCGAAAAGCGTCGCGCTCTACTTCTCGCGCGCGCCGATTCCCTGGTCGCGCGATCTCTGGCAGCCGCACTGGCCGGACGTCGCCGCGCTCGGGCAATTGCCCGCCGTGCCGGAGAACGTGCTGCGTCACATCGGGCTCTATGCCTATCGCGCGAAGTTCCTGCGCGACTTCCCGACGCTCGCGCAAGCGCCGATCGAGGCCGCCGAAGCGCTGGAGCAACTGCGCGCGCTGTGGCACGGCGAGCGCATCGCGGTGCGCGTGACGCACGATGCGCCGCCGCCCGGCGTCGACACTCTCGCCGATCTCGAGCGCGTGCAGGCGCTCTTCCCCAAAGCGGACTGA
- the adk gene encoding adenylate kinase, translating into MRLILLGAPGAGKGTQANFIKEKFGIPQISTGDMLRAAVKAGSPLGVEAKRYMDAGELVPDSLIINLVKERLQADDCKNGYLFDGFPRTLPQAEAMKDAGVAIDYVLEIDVPFDEIITRMSGRRVHAASGRTYHVKFNPPKVDMTDDVTGEPLIQRDDDKEETVKKRLEVYVAQTKPLIAYYNDWAQSGDAPNGLKAPAYRKIAGTGSVDEIRTRVFDALK; encoded by the coding sequence ATGCGTTTGATCCTGTTGGGCGCACCCGGTGCGGGCAAGGGCACCCAGGCAAACTTCATCAAGGAGAAATTCGGCATTCCGCAGATTTCGACCGGCGACATGCTGCGCGCAGCCGTCAAGGCAGGCTCGCCGCTCGGCGTCGAGGCGAAGCGCTACATGGACGCGGGCGAGCTGGTGCCGGATTCACTCATCATCAATCTCGTGAAGGAACGTCTGCAGGCGGACGACTGCAAGAACGGCTATCTGTTCGACGGTTTCCCGCGCACGCTGCCGCAAGCCGAAGCCATGAAGGACGCGGGCGTCGCGATCGACTACGTGCTCGAGATCGACGTTCCCTTCGACGAGATCATCACCCGCATGAGCGGCCGCCGCGTGCATGCGGCATCGGGTCGCACGTATCACGTCAAGTTCAATCCGCCGAAGGTCGACATGACCGACGACGTCACCGGCGAGCCGCTGATTCAGCGTGACGACGACAAGGAAGAGACCGTGAAGAAGCGTCTCGAAGTGTATGTCGCGCAGACCAAGCCGCTGATCGCGTACTACAACGACTGGGCGCAGAGCGGCGACGCACCGAACGGTTTGAAGGCGCCGGCGTATCGCAAGATCGCGGGCACCGGCAGCGTCGATGAAATCCGCACGCGGGTATTCGACGCGCTGAAGTAA
- a CDS encoding 3-hydroxyacyl-CoA dehydrogenase, protein MEMQGNVVLITGGASGLGEATARLIAAQGGKVVIADMNDTAGEALAKELSGAFVKCDVSQESDGQRAVDAALKLGTLRGLVNCAGIAPAAKTVGRDGPHALDLFSKVISVNLIGTFNMIRLAASVMSKNEANDAGERGVIVNTASVAAYDGQMGQAAYAASKSGVAGMTLPVARDLSKSGIRVMTIAPGLFETPMLLGMPKEVQDALGAMVPFPPRLGKPDEYAMLVKQIFDNPMLNGEVIRLDGAIRMQPK, encoded by the coding sequence ATGGAGATGCAAGGCAATGTTGTTCTGATCACCGGCGGCGCATCGGGCTTGGGCGAGGCGACCGCGCGGCTCATCGCGGCGCAAGGCGGCAAGGTCGTGATCGCCGACATGAACGACACAGCGGGCGAAGCGCTCGCGAAGGAACTGTCCGGCGCGTTCGTCAAATGCGATGTGAGTCAGGAAAGCGACGGCCAGCGCGCTGTCGATGCCGCTTTGAAGCTCGGCACACTGCGCGGGCTCGTGAACTGCGCGGGCATCGCGCCGGCGGCGAAGACGGTCGGACGCGACGGGCCGCATGCGCTCGATCTGTTCTCGAAGGTGATTTCGGTCAATCTCATCGGCACCTTCAACATGATCCGGCTCGCGGCCAGCGTGATGTCGAAGAACGAAGCGAACGATGCGGGCGAGCGCGGCGTGATCGTGAACACGGCGTCGGTCGCGGCGTATGACGGGCAGATGGGCCAGGCGGCCTATGCGGCGTCGAAGAGCGGCGTCGCGGGCATGACGCTGCCGGTCGCGCGTGATCTGAGCAAGAGCGGCATCCGCGTGATGACGATCGCACCGGGCCTGTTCGAAACGCCCATGCTGCTCGGCATGCCGAAGGAAGTGCAGGACGCGCTCGGCGCGATGGTGCCGTTCCCGCCGCGCCTCGGCAAGCCGGATGAATACGCGATGCTCGTCAAGCAGATCTTCGATAACCCCATGCTCAACGGCGAAGTGATCCGTCTCGACGGCGCGATCCGCATGCAGCCGAAATAA
- a CDS encoding SirB1 family protein codes for MTTTRILDYFTSLMADDESLPLTEAALSLAQDAYPDVDMQAALAEIDELVVRARRRMPDDADVKQKVDALNRYFFRELGFSSNLNDYYDPDNSHLNVVLRRRRGIPISLAVIYLEMAEQLGVPARGVSFPGHFLLRVATPGQDLMLDPTTGQTLSEAQMVEMLEPYVQRVGESIGSALRVLLQPATRREIVARMLRNLKGIYLQTERWQRLLAVQQRLVIALPNSIEEVRDRGFAYARLDYLRPALEDLQRYIELRPDAEDATVVETELHELRQRTQHDGD; via the coding sequence ATGACGACGACGCGTATCCTCGATTACTTCACTTCACTGATGGCGGACGACGAGAGCCTTCCGCTCACGGAAGCGGCCTTGTCGCTCGCGCAGGACGCCTATCCCGATGTCGACATGCAGGCGGCGCTCGCCGAGATCGACGAGCTCGTCGTGCGCGCCCGCCGCCGCATGCCCGACGACGCGGACGTGAAGCAGAAAGTCGATGCGCTCAATCGTTACTTCTTCCGCGAGCTGGGCTTCTCCAGCAATCTCAACGATTACTACGATCCGGACAACAGCCATCTGAACGTCGTGCTGCGGCGTCGGCGCGGCATTCCGATCTCGCTTGCCGTGATCTATCTGGAAATGGCCGAACAGCTCGGCGTGCCGGCGCGCGGCGTGTCGTTTCCGGGGCATTTCCTGTTGCGCGTCGCGACGCCCGGCCAGGATCTGATGCTCGATCCGACCACCGGCCAGACGCTCTCCGAAGCGCAGATGGTCGAGATGCTGGAGCCGTATGTGCAGCGCGTCGGCGAATCGATCGGCAGCGCGTTGCGGGTGCTGTTGCAGCCCGCGACTCGGCGCGAGATCGTCGCGCGCATGTTGCGCAACCTGAAGGGCATCTACTTGCAGACGGAGCGCTGGCAGCGTCTGCTCGCGGTTCAGCAGCGGCTCGTGATCGCGCTGCCGAACAGCATCGAGGAAGTGCGCGATCGCGGCTTCGCGTATGCGCGGCTCGATTATCTGCGTCCGGCGCTGGAGGATTTGCAGCGTTACATCGAGCTCCGTCCGGACGCCGAGGACGCGACGGTCGTCGAAACCGAGCTGCACGAGTTGCGGCAGCGCACGCAGCACGACGGCGACTGA
- the murJ gene encoding murein biosynthesis integral membrane protein MurJ, with translation MNLFRALLTVSGFTLLSRVTGLIRETLIARAFGASIYTDAFYVAFRIPNLLRRLSAEGAFAQAFVPILAEFKNSKGHDPTKALVDAMSTVLTWCLVVLSIAGMLGASWVVYAVASGLSHEGAAYGLAVEMTRIMFPYIIFISMTTLASGVLNTYKQFSLPAFAPVLLNVAFIFAAVFVAPHLKVPVYALAYAVIAGGILQLLVQLPGLKKIDMVPKIGLNFRRALAHPGVKRVLLKMVPATFAVSVGQLSLIINTNIASNIGAGAVSWINYADRLMEFPTALLGAALGTILLPSLSKAHVDADNDEYSALLDWGLRITFLLAAPSAIALFFFAQPLTATLFHYGKFDNHSVVMVGRALSAYGIGLIGLILIKILAPGFYAKQDIKTPVKIAVFVLVMTQVSNYVFVPIFSHAGLTLSIGLGALANAGLLFLGLRRRGIYRPSPGWLRFFAQLVGACLILAGTMHWVAINFDWIAMRATPLLRVALLGASLVVFAALYFGILSAMGFKYAYFKRRTL, from the coding sequence ATGAATCTATTCCGAGCCCTCCTGACGGTCAGCGGCTTCACGCTGCTGTCCCGCGTGACCGGCCTGATCCGCGAAACGCTGATCGCCCGTGCCTTTGGCGCCAGTATCTATACCGACGCGTTCTACGTCGCGTTCCGCATTCCCAACCTGCTGCGGCGGCTGTCCGCGGAAGGCGCGTTCGCGCAGGCGTTCGTGCCGATCCTCGCCGAATTCAAGAACAGCAAGGGTCACGACCCGACCAAGGCGCTCGTCGACGCAATGTCGACCGTGCTGACCTGGTGCCTGGTCGTGCTCTCGATCGCCGGCATGCTGGGCGCGAGCTGGGTGGTGTACGCGGTGGCGTCGGGTCTTTCGCACGAAGGCGCTGCGTACGGCCTTGCCGTCGAGATGACGCGCATCATGTTCCCGTACATCATCTTCATCTCGATGACGACGCTCGCCTCCGGCGTGCTCAACACGTACAAGCAGTTTTCGCTGCCCGCGTTCGCGCCGGTGCTGCTGAACGTGGCGTTCATCTTCGCGGCGGTGTTCGTCGCCCCCCACTTGAAGGTGCCGGTCTACGCGCTCGCCTATGCGGTGATCGCGGGCGGCATCCTGCAACTGCTCGTGCAGTTGCCGGGGCTGAAGAAGATCGACATGGTGCCGAAGATCGGCCTGAACTTCCGGCGCGCGCTCGCGCATCCGGGCGTGAAGCGCGTGCTGCTGAAGATGGTGCCCGCGACCTTTGCGGTGTCGGTCGGGCAACTGAGCCTCATCATCAACACGAATATCGCGTCGAATATCGGGGCGGGCGCGGTGTCGTGGATCAACTACGCCGACCGGCTGATGGAGTTCCCCACCGCGCTGCTGGGCGCGGCGCTTGGCACGATCCTCTTGCCGAGCCTCTCGAAAGCGCACGTCGACGCCGACAACGATGAATACTCCGCGCTGCTCGACTGGGGCCTGCGCATCACGTTCCTGCTGGCCGCGCCCAGTGCGATCGCGCTCTTCTTCTTCGCCCAGCCGCTCACCGCGACGCTCTTTCACTACGGCAAGTTCGACAACCATTCCGTCGTGATGGTCGGCCGCGCGCTGTCAGCTTACGGCATCGGGCTGATCGGGCTCATCCTCATCAAGATTCTCGCGCCGGGCTTCTACGCGAAACAGGACATCAAGACGCCGGTGAAGATCGCCGTGTTCGTGCTCGTCATGACGCAGGTGAGCAACTATGTCTTCGTGCCGATCTTCTCGCACGCCGGTCTGACGCTGTCGATCGGCCTCGGCGCGCTCGCCAACGCGGGGCTGCTGTTCCTGGGCCTGCGCCGTCGCGGAATCTATCGGCCGTCGCCGGGCTGGCTGCGCTTTTTCGCGCAACTGGTGGGCGCGTGCCTGATTCTTGCGGGCACGATGCACTGGGTTGCGATCAACTTCGACTGGATCGCCATGCGCGCGACGCCGTTGCTGCGCGTGGCGCTGCTCGGTGCGAGCCTCGTCGTGTTTGCCGCGCTATATTTCGGTATTCTGTCCGCGATGGGCTTCAAATACGCCTATTTCAAGAGACGCACGCTTTGA
- the rpsT gene encoding 30S ribosomal protein S20, with product MANTAQARKRARQAAKANSHNSALRSKFRTAIKAVRKAIEAGDQTKAAEVFKSSIKTMDIIADKKIIHKNKAARHKSRLAAAIKGLQAPAAQ from the coding sequence ATGGCAAATACCGCACAAGCTCGCAAGCGCGCCCGTCAGGCCGCCAAGGCCAACTCGCACAACTCGGCGCTGCGCTCGAAGTTCCGCACGGCCATCAAGGCAGTTCGCAAGGCTATCGAAGCCGGCGATCAGACCAAGGCCGCCGAAGTGTTCAAGTCGTCGATCAAGACGATGGACATCATCGCGGACAAGAAGATCATCCACAAGAACAAGGCCGCTCGTCACAAGAGCCGCCTGGCTGCAGCCATCAAGGGCCTGCAAGCCCCCGCTGCCCAGTAA
- a CDS encoding DUF3579 domain-containing protein yields MAESSSTEYFIQGITKSGRKFRPSDWSERLCGVMSSFGPKAKGPNARLQYSIYVRPTMIGDIKVVIVDSRLRDIEPMAFDFVLNFAKDNDLLVTEACELPPHHGTQTQQQG; encoded by the coding sequence ATGGCTGAATCATCCTCTACCGAATACTTCATACAAGGCATCACCAAGAGCGGAAGGAAGTTTCGGCCGAGCGACTGGTCCGAACGCCTGTGCGGCGTGATGTCGAGTTTCGGACCCAAGGCGAAAGGGCCGAACGCCCGCCTGCAATATTCCATCTACGTGCGTCCGACCATGATCGGCGACATCAAGGTCGTGATCGTCGATTCGCGCCTGCGCGACATCGAGCCGATGGCCTTCGATTTCGTGCTCAATTTCGCGAAGGACAACGATCTCCTCGTGACCGAGGCGTGCGAGCTGCCGCCGCATCACGGCACGCAGACCCAGCAGCAGGGTTGA